The genomic region GCCGGCAATCGCGTTTCTCACCACCGAGTGGACTCCGTCGGCGCCGATGAGGACGTCTGCATCGGCGGTGCTGCCATCATCAAATGTTAGCCTCGCGCCGTTGTCATGTGGCTGAACTTCCACGCAGCGTTTGCCCAGGCGTAGCCACTCGGACGGGACCGCCGCTTTAACGGCATCCAGCAAATCTGCGCGGTGGGCCACATAGGTTCGTTCGCCGTAGAGTTCCTCGCACCTGCCCGTGAGCTGCTCGGACGACAGGACTGCGCCGTCCTCCCAGCGGCGGAATTCCCATCCGACATCCAGGGGCACGGCCTTTTCCAGGAACGCATTGATATGGCCGAGGCGGCGGATCAGGCGTACGGCGTTGGGGGAGACAACCAGGCCAGCTCCAACGGCGCCCAACTCGGGGGCCTGCTCGTAAACGGTCGCGGTAAGACCGGCACGGTGCAGGAAGCCTGCTGCTGCCAGCCCGCCGATCCCGCCGCCCAGGATGACGATGCGCGGACCTTGCGGCTCCGCTGTCCTGTTCGTTTCGTAAGTCATGTTTATGCCTTTCGGGAAAGAGTGTCACATCGCCGACACTCGGTGCTGTGGGGTTGGATCCATAGTCCGTTCCCCTTTCCCGCATGGGAGGATAATGTTCACTGAACGAACAACTGGTTCGTGGATTGCCAAACCCGACAGGAGGTCGGATGCCGCTTAATACCGAACCTGGGCGCAGCGTGGCCTCCCGCCTCAGCGCCCTACTCTTTGCCTTCAAGGCCGGCGGCGGCAGCCTGACGCTCGCCGATCTCACCCGCCGCACTGGCATGCCCCATCCCACCGTGCGGCGACTGGCACTGGAGTTACTCTCCGAAGGCCTACTGGAGCGTACCGACGACGGTAAGTACGTCATCGGGATCCGGGTCTGGGAACTGGGCACACTTGCCCCCCGAAGTCTCCCCCTCCGCACAGTCGCCTTGCCGTTCATGGAGGATCTTCACGCTGCCTTGCGGCAACACGTCCAACTGGCGGTGCTCGACGGCCTGGAAGCTGTAGTCATCGAGCGGATGTCCGCATCCAAGGCACTCGGGCTGGTTTCCCAGGTAGGGGGTCGCCTGCCGCTGCACAGTTCCGGCGTAGGGAAAGTCCTACTGGCGCACGGCGGTGAGAGCCTGTTTCAGCAAGTCACCTCGGCGGGCTTAAAGGCCTACACGCCCACTACAATCACCGACCCCGAGAAGCTTCGAACTGACTTGGGCGAATACAGGCGGACAGGATTTGCACTGGTGAACCAGGAGACGAGTCCGGACGCACAATCCGTGGCAACGGCCATCTTTGGCACCTCCGGAGAGTGCGTTGCTGCGCTCTCGGTTGTTGTGGCAGCCGGAACAGTGAACCTGAACTCCGTTGTGCCCGCAGTAGTGGCGGCCGGCAGAGGAATCTCCCGCGGACTCGGAGCTGCAATGTCCCGACGCACCCCCTAGTAAGACCTTCAGACGCGGGAGCGGCGAAGCCGAAGCCGCACCCGGTCGCTCGCCGCGTTCCCAGGCCAATATGTGATCGCGGTCGATACAAAATGGTGGCAGGACTAGCCCTTTCAGCCGCGTGGCCGTTTTCCCGGCGCGGGATCAGAACATGCTGTGCGCGCGGCAACTCAGGTGCAGCCCAGGGAACCAGGATTCTCCTCTGGGACCAGTAAGGGACCTGCAGTTCAAAGAAAATTGTTCGATCAATGAACATGTGCACTTCGCTTGTGAAATATGGCAGCACGCTGGACGGACCCATCGCTTGCACCGCCGCGATCGAGGAGATCACAGGTTGCACGCTGGACGCCCCCGGGTACGGGGCTCCCTTCCATGTCCTATCTCAGTTCTAAGGAACCCCATGTCAGCGAAGACATCCCCAGCTCGCGAAGGCCGCACCGGCCCGATGAAGGTTGCCATGGCAAGCTTCATCGGAACCAGCGTCGAATACTACGATTTCTTTATCTACGGCACAGCAGCAGCATTGGTCTTTCCTAATCTGTTTTTCCCCGACGCCAGCCCGCTCATGGGCACATTGCTCTCCTTCGCCACCTTCGGCGTCGGATTCCTCGCCCGGCCCCTGGGTGGCATTGTTTTCGGGCACTTCGGTGACCGGGTCGGCCGGAAGAAGATGCTCATCATCTCCCTCGTTGGCATGGGCGCCGCGACATTCCTGATGGGCCTTCTGCCCGGCTACGCCCAGATCGGGATGGCCGCGCCAATTCTGCTGACCGTCCTGCGCATTTTCCAGGGCTTCATGGTCGGCGGTGAATGGGGCGGAGCCACGCTCATGGCCGTCGAACACGCGCCCAAGGGTAAAAAGGGCTTTTACGGAGCATTCCCCCAGATGGGCGCCCCCGCCGGCACCAGCCTCGCCACCATCGCCTTCCTCGGAGCCACCCAGCTCCCCGGTGACCAATTCATCACATGGGGCTGGCGGCTCCCCTTCCTCGTTAGCGCCGTCCTGGTCATTGTCGGACTGGTTATCCGACTTGCCATCGCTGAAAGCCCGGCCTTCGCAGCCGCCCGCGAGAAGCAGGAACTCGTCAAACTCCCCATCAAGGAAGCCTTCCGCCGCCACCCCAAGGAGATCTTCCTCGTCGCCGGGACCTACCTCAGCCAGGGCGTCTTCGCCTACATCACCATGTCCTACCTGGTGAACTACTCAACCTCCATCGTGAAAATCGACCGAACGACCGTCTTGCTCGGAATCTTCGTCGCCGGACTAGTGGCCGTCATCCTCTTGCCGGTCTTCGGCGCCCTCTCCGACACGTACGGTCGCAAAACGATGTACCTCACCGGCGCGGTGGCCATGGGCGTACTCATCGGACCGGCCTTCATGCTCATCAATACCGGTGTCGCCGCCAACTTCATCCTGGCCGTGGTGCTGATCTTCGGTATCGCGATGTCGCCCGCCTCAGGTGTAACCGGCTCTTTGTTTTCCATGGTCTTTTCCAGGGAGGTTCGCTACACAGGAGCCTCGGTCGGATACACCATCTCCCAGATCTGCGGATCCGCATTCGCCCCAACAATTGCAACTGCCCTGTTCGCAGCCACCCAGTCCAGCGACTCGATCGTTATCTACCTCCTTATCGTCTCGGCCATCTCCATCATCTCCGTGGCACTGCTGCCCGGCGGCTGGGGACGAAAAGAAGCAGCACGGCAGAACGGCGAGCATCCGGACACCAAGCGGACCGCGGAACACAGCGTGGGCGCGGAGGCCTGACAGGACCGCAGGACGGGCGGCCTCCCGTCCGTCCTGCCAATCCGCGGCTGGGCCGTTCGCGCCCGGCATGCGGCACGAGAAATGAACAGGCAGGAAATTGCCTTATCAAAGGCCTACGGGGGCGCACCAGATCCAAGGAGAGGTCCCTACAGTTCCGCACCCACAACCCGCCTGAGGCTCTGGCCCAAGCTTTCAGACCACGTGCCTCATCGGTGCCTTGCCATGAACAAAGGCCTGGACACCAGTGTCGCGGACGCGAAAATACCCCTTCCAGCGGCCAATTCTTGAAAGCCGATAATGGGCCTTTCGTCAAGCTATTGTCCGCGGCGGGGGAGCGGCCGGGGGAGAGGTCACCTTCTTTCCCGTAAGGCGGTGAGGCCTGGAGGGGCGGGGTGTGTGGAAGAATCCGCGGCTGGGATCGCGGTTGGACAGGACTGGATCCCAGAGGCGCGCGTGGAGCGGTCGACTACGCCGTGGGCAGTGGGGCAGACCGCTTCATCCAGGTTCCGCTTTTTGACTAATCTGTTGCCCGTACCGGTACTGGCACATAGGCTCAGCATGTGAGTGGCGGGGACGGCAATCCGACAAGTGGATCCGGCCCGCGACCCGTGAAGGAAAAAAGCATGGCAACAGGTACGGTCAAGTGGTTCAACGCCGAAAAGGGCTTCGGTTTCATCGCCCCCGACGACGGAAGCGCTGACGTGTTCGCACACTTTTCAGCAATCGCATCCAGCGGTTACCGCTCCCTGGACGAGAACCAGAAGGTGCAGTTCGACGTCACCCAGGGCCCTAAGGGTCCGCAGGCGGAGAACATCCAGCCGCTCTAAGTGGTTCTCAGGAAGCTGGCCGGCGGCAAACCGGCCGGCTTCTCTGTTTTCATCCGGCCCGATTGCCGCACGCATAGCGGCACGACCACAACGGAGGCCCGCCAGCCAAACGGCAACCGTTCTGAATGTCCAACAATTCCATAACAGCAGCGGCGGGTCTGGGCAGCCATAGCCGACGCATCCAGAAACATTGTCGCCCCTACTTCGTGAGTTCGGACTCCTTGCCTGCCTCGGCGGAACAGCACAGGACAGCAAAATGCTCTCTATCAGGTTCAGTAACCGCTTCGAGCCCTTCAACGGCTCACACGTTTCGGCCTTCGTGCACGGCCCGGAGCCCCTACTCCCGAGTGATTTCGGAACGCCGATAGTGAAGATTCCGTCGTGCTGGAAGGCGCGGGGCTGTTCCGTGCTAAATAGAGCGGAGTCTTGGTCATGCTCTCTTCTCCTGTCTGCGCCCATGAGATGGTCGAAGGGAGGTCGCAACGCTATGACGTTCAATGAATCCGAGTCCCCGGCTTGCTCAGTACATCACTGCTCGGCCCATTTCGTGAGTCGGATTCCGGCTGAGCCTGGGAACGTCGTCTCGTCTCAGTTGGCCTGCGCGGCAGCTGGTGGTGGAGAGGGATTCCCAGCGCCGCAAAAGGATCGTCAAGCTCGGATGGGTTGGGGCTCAAAGTGCTCACAAAAGAGGGTGTGGACAGTGTCCACACCCTGGGCTTCGGATTCGGTTGTACCGGCGTCGGACTGGCTTGGATTGCAGATGTTTTCGGGGGAGGGGCGGATTTGCGGGGGAAGAGGCCCGGTTCGAGTCCCACCTCGGGCACGTGTTTTCCCTGTTCAGAGGCTTTTTAGCCTCTGACTGTGGACAATTTGTTCACTTGTGGGCCCCTTCGGGGGCCTTTTTCATTGGTGGCCGGTGCTGTGGCCCGGGACCTCCTTGCCTAGCTGGAGCGACGGTTTGTCGTTCGATACCAGTTCATGGGCGTTCATGGCTCGGCCAACATGACTTGAGAAGAATTCCGGTTGGGATTCTTTTCTGGGTCGTTGGCTGTCCACTGGATTCTCCTTCGCGGCTGGTTTTGGCTGATCTGCTTCTTCATGGTGGGTCCGGGGGAGTGCGACACGATTTGTGCCGTGTTGTTTGGGGATCGGTTCTCCCGGACGGCCGCGGGCTGTCCGATACGACCCGACGGCCAGCGAATGTTGCCTTACGCTGTAGCCCATGATGCTCACCCCTCTTCTTTCCTGGATCCAGGGATTTTTCCGTTCATAGCTGTTCATGCTTGCCGTCGGCGCCGAGTGCATGACGTAGTGGACTTTTCCCGACTCTCCTGAACTGGGGGGAGCCGCTGTTCGGCTGGTCTTTCATTCCTGTTCATGGCCAGCTTGCTGAATGGCTGCATGACCGAATGAGGAGACGCCGAACCCAACTGGCCATGAGCTGTGACGGCAGTAGGCTCGGTCCCATGAGGTCCGAACCTACGATCCTGCTCACCGTGGGGCACGGTGCCTCCGACGAGGAGGACTTCCGGAACTTGCTGGAGGCAGCGGAGGTTGCTTCCGTCGTCGATGTGCGGATCGGGCCGGGCAGCCGGAAGCATCCACACTTTGGCAAAGATCGGTTGGAAGAATGGCTGCCAGCGGCGGGGATCGCCTACCGCTGGGAGCAGCGGCTGGGCGGCTTCCGTAAGCTACCGCCGGATTCGCCCGACACTGCCCTGCGCAATGAGTCCTTCGGGCCTACGCGGCCTACATGCGCACACCGGGCTTTGCCGCTGCGCTGGCCGAGGTGCTGGCGGAAGCAGCAGAACGGCGGACGGCCATCATGTGCAGCGAAACGGTTTGGTGGCGCTGTCACCGGCGGCTAATCGCTGACCACGCGCTGCTGCTCGACGGAGCGAAACCCGTGCACCTGATGCCGGCCGGCCGAATGTCGACCCATCAGCCGACCGGCGGCGTGCGGGCTGCGGGGGACCTGCTCATCTATGACGTTGTTACCTGCTGACCGCCAATCCCGTCGTGAGCACGCAGACAAGCGCCGGCAACAGTGCCCTGTCACGTTGAGACCGAGGACGTTCTCCAGCCGCCGTCAGAATAGAGACGGATCGACCCTACTCTGACAGCCCTGCAGGTTCATGCCCGACGTCAGGTTGAGGTGTGCTTGCGTTGACGCCCCTAAGGGGCTTCCTGAAATTTACGGGCCGGACACCGGGCGCGAGCTGTTCCCCTTGCCGTCGCTGAAGCGACGGATTGCAGTAGTAGTCAAACTTGTGTTTTTGAAGGCGTACGGCGGCGTTATGCCACACCAATTCAGAGGATTGAAAGGGTACGCGTCACCTGTTGGGCAGCTCGTTGGACCATGTGGGCAAGTGCCTGGACGTCGATTTCGGGTAAGCGGAGTCTGGTAACGGTGGCGGTGATGGATCCTGCGATGGTTCCGTTGATGAAGTAGGGGGCGCTGACGCCGAATGCGTCTGGGATGCGTTCACCCTCGCCGATCGCCCATCCACGTTCGCGGATGTCTTCGAGGTCTTTTTCGAGGCTTTGTAGATTGGTTTGCGTGCGTTCGGTCAGAGGTTCGAGCTTAAGCGCCCGGACGTCGTCGGGGGGACAGTGGGCGAGGATGGCTTTACCGCCTGCGCCGGCGTAAAGGGGGATGGGCACCCCGGAGGCCAGGCCGTAGTGCAAGGGCTTGACCCCGTCTACTACCGTGGTCATCACGGCTTCTTTGGAGTGGTGATGGAACTGAATGAGGCCGATGGTTTCACCTGATTCTTCGGCGAGTTTCCGGAGAATTGGACGCGCAATCTGGGCGGGGTCGATGTCAGGGCCGAGTAGGGCGGCCCAGTGAAACAGACGCGGGCCTGGGTGCAGTGTGCCCTGGTGTTGCAGGGCCAAGCCGGAGGCCAGAGCGGTCGAAACCAGTCGGTTTGTGGTGGCTATGTTGGCTCCGATGCCGCGAGCGAGATCGTTGCCGGTGGGCAAGCCATCAGGGTTGGCCACCAGGGCGGTGACGAGGCGGGCGATGCGCTCCACGGCGGTGGATCCTGCCGGGAAAGTGATGGGGTCCAATTTCCGTGGCAACGTGTGCTCCGCACAGGCGGCTTCAATCGCTTGTGCGGCTTGCCTGGCCATGGGACCGAAGCGGACCAGATCCTCGTCGGGGGTGAGGAAGCGGGGTCGGGTGATCGAGACGGATCCGGTGAGACCGTGACATTGGAACGACGCTGCGGCGCCCGCGGCCAGGGGGAATTGTTGTCCAACGCTGATCGTGTACCCGGCGCGGGCGTCCTCGGCGAGCAGCCTTTCCAGTTCGGCACGTTCAGTCACGGTTTCCGGGGTGTGCGCCTCCAGCGGCTCATCTCCCAAGGCATTGATTCCTAACCTGCCAAGTATCGACCGGCCCGTGGCCCCGGCGTGGAGGGGCAGGACGGTACCGGGCTCCAGAAGATACTTGATGGGTCCAGGCCGCCGGCGGCAAGAGACAACGACGACGCGGGGCCGGGGTGCGTCGTGAAGAGCGACCAGCACGGTGGCGTCAGACTGCTCTCCAAGGCGTTCCAAAACCGCCCCGGCATGCCGCAGCATCGGGTGGCGATCGTGCAGTGCTGCCCCCAGCACGTGCAGCCGCGGGCCGACCTGATAATTCCCGCTGCCACTGACAGATGCCAGCCCATGGTCTTCGAAGGACAGCAGGACACGGTTGACGGTGCTGCGGCTGGCACCAAGGGCCTGCGCTAGTTCACGCACGCCCTTCGCCTCAGCCTGGGTGACCAGGGCATGCAGGACTTCGACGATGCGCTCGTTCCCTGCCACGGCACTGTCGCTCACTTGACCCCACCAACTCTTGATTCTCCAGCTCCTCCTGGGAACTGCGACTGCTGTCACCACGCTACCGTCAGGCACCGCCTGCACGTGCCGCCGAAGACCAAGGCGCCCGCTTGACAGGAGAAATGGCCTACATCACACTTTAACCACATATTAGGACACTGTCCCATTTTTTATAGGAGCAAAGATGCCCCCAGTTAGTCAGTCCGCTCCACCAGCTGCGGATGCCCTCCATTTGAAAAAGGCGAAGAAGGCCACCGGTGTTGCCGCCTTCGGAACCTTCATCGAGTACTACGACTTCAGCGTCTTCGGCTATGTGGCCGCGACCATCGCCGTGGTGTTCTTCCCCAGCGGTGATCCCGTAGCGGGGCTTCTGAACACCTTCCTGGTTTTCGGTACGGCCTTCCTGGTCCGGCCGCTGGGCGCGATCTTCTTCGGGCGCATCGGGGACCGCTACGGCCGGCGCGCCAGCCTCATCGGTTCAGTGATCCTGATGAGCGGCGCGGCAGGGCTTACCGCGCTGCTGCCGACATACGCGCAGATCGGTATCTGGGCACCCATCCTGCTGGGCCTGCTCAGGATGCTGCAAGGCCTCTCCGCAGGCGGAGAAATCGGGGGAGCTGCCACCTACATCCGCGAATGGGCCCCAGTGGAACGCCGCAACCTCTACATCTCCTTCATCCCCAGCGTCGGCGTGCTGGGTAAGGCCGGAGCCGCAGGAATTGCTGCACTGGCTGCGTCTTTTGTGCCCGCTGCCGAAATGGAGTCCTGGGGCTGGCGGATCCCGTTCCTCCTCGCGATCCCGCTGGGCATCCTGTGCCTGGTGATGCGGTTGAAGATCGAAGACAGCCCGGAGTTCACACAGAGCGCGACCAAAGGTGAGACGACCAAGGCTCCGATCGTTGAACTGTTCCGCAACCACCGCTCACGGCTGACAAAGGTCTTCTTTATCGCCCTCGTGCAGAACATCGGAACCTACATTGGCACCGTCTACGTCGCCGTCTACTTCAGCACGGTCCTGGACTTCACCAAGGCCGAAGCCGCGACCATTGTGCTCATTGCCGTCACCGCCGCGGCCCTGCTGATCCCACTGGCCGGCCAACTGGGCAGCCGCATCGGCAGCAAGAAACTTCTGACCGCCTCCTACATCGCCTACATCGCGCTCACGTTCCCCTCATTCATGCTCATGAACGCCGGCTCATTGTCGCTGGCTATCTTCGGCCTGCTCCTTGGCATGGTGCCGTACGCCCTCTGCCAGGCCGGCACCTACGCCGCCATGCCCGAGTTCTTCCCCGTCGAGGTCCGGCACAGCGGAGTCGCATTCGGCCACAGCGTCGGAGCAGTGCTCGGCGGCGCCGGCGCCCCCTATGTCGCCACCTGGCTCATCGAGAACACCGGCAACACCATGATTCCCGCCTACATGCTGATGATCTTCGGTGTCCTGGGCCTGGGCGTGCTGCTGGGCACGGTCCGCAAAAACACCCTCACCGCCGCTTCCCATCTCTACCGCTAGGATCACCATGCCAACCTTCTACGTCTCCGACGAGATCCACGCCGACGTACTGGCAGAACTGAACACCCTGGGACAGGTTCACCTGGGCTACGGCCCGGAGGCCGTGCGCTACGAAGACGTCCGGACCGATGTCGACGCTGTCCTGCTGCGGGCCGAACGGTTCGACCGGGAAAAGATTGACTCTTCCCCCCGGCTGCGCATCATCGCCCGCCACGGTGTAGGGACCGATAACGTTGACATCGAGGCAGCTACCGACGCAAGTGTCTGGGTGACCACAACCCCGGGCAGCAACAGCCGAGCCGTGGCCGAGCACGTTTTTGCCCTCCTGCTATCCCTGGCCAGGAAAGTGCCCTACGGCGCTGCGCAGACCACAGCCGGGCAATGGGCTGCAGCCAAACCACAGATGAACGGCTTTGAACTGCATAGCCGCACCCTGGGACTCCTCGGCTTCGGCAACATCGCCCGCATGGTCGCCACCATCGCCCAAGGCTTCGGCATGCACGTGCTGGTCCATGACCCCTTCGTGCAGGAATCCGCGATCAAGGCCGCAGGTGCCGTTCCGGCAACAGTCGATGAGGTTATTGCCGGCTCGGACGTCCTAAGCCTGCACATGCCGCTGACCGAGCAAACCGCGCGGATCATCGGTACGGCCACCCTGGCCAGGATGAAGTCGGGGTCGGTGCTGATCAACACCTCCCGTGGTGGTCTCGTCGACGAGCCCGCACTGGCCAAGGCCCTGCAGGCCGGGCATCTGGGAGGGGCCGGGCTTGATGTCCTCGAAGGAGAGTCGGTGGATATGAAAGACCCCATCGCCTACTCCAAGATTCAGATCGCGGAGGTGCCGAACCTGATCGTGACCCCACATGTGGCAGGGCAAAGCAAAGAGGCCTTCCTCGCCGCCGGGACCGGTGCCTTGCGGGCCATCCAACAGGCCCTTGCCGGTCAGTGCCCGGAGCATGCCGTGAACAACGTTGCGGCACCCGCTCCCGCGTAACCAGCCCCAAGACCGCCGTATCCCCGCCCAGTTGGCGCGCCGCGAGCAGCAACACAGAGACAACACCCGCAGATGGTGTAAAGCGGCCAGAATCTACCCCATACGAGTCATTGAGAGACAACATGTATATCGACGCAGCAACTACTTCACTCACGGTCAGCCCCCGTCCCACGAACCCGGTCACTGAGCTTGTTGAGGGCCTTAAGCCGTATCCCACAGCCAACGTCGGCGACGCCATGGACCGGCTCAACCTCATGGACACCGGCATTGCGTCACAGTGGGCCACCGGCCGCTGTGTTGGTCCGGCACTGACGGTACTGACCCGGGAAGGCGACAACCTTGCCGTCCACCGTGCCCTCGATGACGCTGAACCCGGGGATGTCCTGGTCATCAACGCGCTCGGGGGAACAACCAGGGCCGTATTCGGTGACCTTTTGGCAGAAATTTGCCTCGCTGCCGGCATCGCCGGCGTCGTCATTGACGGGCTAACAAGGGACCGTGCCGCCATCAAAGACCTCGGCCTGCCCGTTTGGGCCCGCGGCGTATCACCTGCCGGGCCGGCGAAATACGGTCCCGGAGCCGTCTCAGTGCCCGTTGCCTGCGGCGGCACCGTCGTCAATCCCGGTGACCTCATTACCGCCGATGATGATGGCGTCGCCGTCATACCCCTTGAGCGCGCTGAAGGCGTACTACGCAGGCTGGAGGAGATCGACAAATTCGAAGAAGACCTCCGGGTAAGGATCAGAAACTCGGTCGCACCCGCCCTGGCCAGCACCACCTAATCCAGGCAAAAACCCGAGCGTTCCAACCCCGCTGCATCACCACCTCGAACTTCGGGCAGACGTCACCGAAAACCCAAGTGCCTCTGGGGCATCAATCCCAGAGGCACTTGGCTTAAGCCAGCGAAAGGCCCGCCTT from Arthrobacter globiformis harbors:
- the cspE gene encoding transcription antiterminator/RNA stability regulator CspE, whose protein sequence is MATGTVKWFNAEKGFGFIAPDDGSADVFAHFSAIASSGYRSLDENQKVQFDVTQGPKGPQAENIQPL
- a CDS encoding hydroxyacid dehydrogenase — translated: MPTFYVSDEIHADVLAELNTLGQVHLGYGPEAVRYEDVRTDVDAVLLRAERFDREKIDSSPRLRIIARHGVGTDNVDIEAATDASVWVTTTPGSNSRAVAEHVFALLLSLARKVPYGAAQTTAGQWAAAKPQMNGFELHSRTLGLLGFGNIARMVATIAQGFGMHVLVHDPFVQESAIKAAGAVPATVDEVIAGSDVLSLHMPLTEQTARIIGTATLARMKSGSVLINTSRGGLVDEPALAKALQAGHLGGAGLDVLEGESVDMKDPIAYSKIQIAEVPNLIVTPHVAGQSKEAFLAAGTGALRAIQQALAGQCPEHAVNNVAAPAPA
- a CDS encoding DUF488 family protein, with translation MRTPGFAAALAEVLAEAAERRTAIMCSETVWWRCHRRLIADHALLLDGAKPVHLMPAGRMSTHQPTGGVRAAGDLLIYDVVTC
- a CDS encoding DUF488 domain-containing protein, with amino-acid sequence MRSEPTILLTVGHGASDEEDFRNLLEAAEVASVVDVRIGPGSRKHPHFGKDRLEEWLPAAGIAYRWEQRLGGFRKLPPDSPDTALRNESFGPTRPTCAHRALPLRWPRCWRKQQNGGRPSCAAKRFGGAVTGG
- a CDS encoding MFS transporter; this translates as MPPVSQSAPPAADALHLKKAKKATGVAAFGTFIEYYDFSVFGYVAATIAVVFFPSGDPVAGLLNTFLVFGTAFLVRPLGAIFFGRIGDRYGRRASLIGSVILMSGAAGLTALLPTYAQIGIWAPILLGLLRMLQGLSAGGEIGGAATYIREWAPVERRNLYISFIPSVGVLGKAGAAGIAALAASFVPAAEMESWGWRIPFLLAIPLGILCLVMRLKIEDSPEFTQSATKGETTKAPIVELFRNHRSRLTKVFFIALVQNIGTYIGTVYVAVYFSTVLDFTKAEAATIVLIAVTAAALLIPLAGQLGSRIGSKKLLTASYIAYIALTFPSFMLMNAGSLSLAIFGLLLGMVPYALCQAGTYAAMPEFFPVEVRHSGVAFGHSVGAVLGGAGAPYVATWLIENTGNTMIPAYMLMIFGVLGLGVLLGTVRKNTLTAASHLYR
- a CDS encoding IclR family transcriptional regulator; the protein is MPLNTEPGRSVASRLSALLFAFKAGGGSLTLADLTRRTGMPHPTVRRLALELLSEGLLERTDDGKYVIGIRVWELGTLAPRSLPLRTVALPFMEDLHAALRQHVQLAVLDGLEAVVIERMSASKALGLVSQVGGRLPLHSSGVGKVLLAHGGESLFQQVTSAGLKAYTPTTITDPEKLRTDLGEYRRTGFALVNQETSPDAQSVATAIFGTSGECVAALSVVVAAGTVNLNSVVPAVVAAGRGISRGLGAAMSRRTP
- a CDS encoding MFS transporter, translated to MSAKTSPAREGRTGPMKVAMASFIGTSVEYYDFFIYGTAAALVFPNLFFPDASPLMGTLLSFATFGVGFLARPLGGIVFGHFGDRVGRKKMLIISLVGMGAATFLMGLLPGYAQIGMAAPILLTVLRIFQGFMVGGEWGGATLMAVEHAPKGKKGFYGAFPQMGAPAGTSLATIAFLGATQLPGDQFITWGWRLPFLVSAVLVIVGLVIRLAIAESPAFAAAREKQELVKLPIKEAFRRHPKEIFLVAGTYLSQGVFAYITMSYLVNYSTSIVKIDRTTVLLGIFVAGLVAVILLPVFGALSDTYGRKTMYLTGAVAMGVLIGPAFMLINTGVAANFILAVVLIFGIAMSPASGVTGSLFSMVFSREVRYTGASVGYTISQICGSAFAPTIATALFAATQSSDSIVIYLLIVSAISIISVALLPGGWGRKEAARQNGEHPDTKRTAEHSVGAEA
- a CDS encoding IclR family transcriptional regulator; the protein is MSDSAVAGNERIVEVLHALVTQAEAKGVRELAQALGASRSTVNRVLLSFEDHGLASVSGSGNYQVGPRLHVLGAALHDRHPMLRHAGAVLERLGEQSDATVLVALHDAPRPRVVVVSCRRRPGPIKYLLEPGTVLPLHAGATGRSILGRLGINALGDEPLEAHTPETVTERAELERLLAEDARAGYTISVGQQFPLAAGAAASFQCHGLTGSVSITRPRFLTPDEDLVRFGPMARQAAQAIEAACAEHTLPRKLDPITFPAGSTAVERIARLVTALVANPDGLPTGNDLARGIGANIATTNRLVSTALASGLALQHQGTLHPGPRLFHWAALLGPDIDPAQIARPILRKLAEESGETIGLIQFHHHSKEAVMTTVVDGVKPLHYGLASGVPIPLYAGAGGKAILAHCPPDDVRALKLEPLTERTQTNLQSLEKDLEDIRERGWAIGEGERIPDAFGVSAPYFINGTIAGSITATVTRLRLPEIDVQALAHMVQRAAQQVTRTLSIL
- a CDS encoding RraA family protein; the encoded protein is MYIDAATTSLTVSPRPTNPVTELVEGLKPYPTANVGDAMDRLNLMDTGIASQWATGRCVGPALTVLTREGDNLAVHRALDDAEPGDVLVINALGGTTRAVFGDLLAEICLAAGIAGVVIDGLTRDRAAIKDLGLPVWARGVSPAGPAKYGPGAVSVPVACGGTVVNPGDLITADDDGVAVIPLERAEGVLRRLEEIDKFEEDLRVRIRNSVAPALASTT